A stretch of DNA from Variovorax paradoxus:
GACGCCAAGGCGGCCGCCGTGGCATTGACCGAACGGCTGAACGGCAAGACGCTGGCCTGCGACGCCAGCAAGGCCGAACGTGCAGACAAGATCGCCACCGAGAAGGCCGCATGGGAGAAGGAACTGGACGACTGGACCCACGAAAAAGACCAGTTCAGCCTCGACATGATCGAGGAACAGAAAAAGGAAAAGACGCCCTTCGGTGGCCACTACCTGCACCCGCGCCAGGTGCTGCGTGAACTGGAAAAGGCCATGCCCGAAGATGTGATGGTGTCGACCGACATCGGCAACATCAATTCGGTGGCCAACAGCTATCTGCGCTTCGAGAAGCCGCGCAGCTTCTTTGCTGCGATGAGCTTCGGCAACTGTGGCTACGCCTTCCCGACCATCATCGGCGCCAAGGTTGCGGCTCCGCATCGCCCGGCCGTGTCGTATGCCGGCGATGGCGCCTGGGGCATGAGCCTGATGGAAACCATGACCTGCGTGCGCCACAACATCCCGGTGACCGCGGTGGTGTTCCACAACCGCCAGTGGGGCGCCGAGAAAAAGAACCAGGTCGACTTCTACAACCGCCGCTTCGTCGCCGGCGAACTCGACAACCAGAGCTTCGCCCAGATCGCCAAAGCCATGGGCGCCGAGGGGATCGTGGTCGACAAGCTGGAGGACGTCGGCCCGGCGCTCAAGAAGGCGATCGACATGCAGATGAACGAAGGCAAGACGTGCATCGTCGAGATCATGTGCACACGCGAACTGGGCGACCCGTTCCGCCGCGATGCGCTCTCCAAGCCGGTGCGCTTCCTCGACAAGTACAAAGACTACGTCTGACGCCCCGGCGCGGCACACACGCCGTGCTCGACCTGCTTGCGGCCCGCAAGCAGGTCGGCGTGAGCCTGCGCGCCGCGCTCTCTCAAGTTTCATCGCCCTCCGCCGGAGGGCAAGCCGAGAGGCCCCTCCATGCACTCCCCTATCCCTGGCAAGCCCCGTGAACCCCGCGCAACGACGCCGACGGCGCCGCAGGCGCACCCGCACATGCGGGCGCTCATCAAACGGGCGCGTGCGCAAGGCCCGATCACGGTCGCCGTCGCCTACCCCTGCGACACGACTTCCCTCGAAGCCGTGCACGCTGCAGCGCAAGCGGGGTTGATCGAGCCGCTGTTGGTCGGCCCGCGCAAGCGCATCGAGGCTGCGGCCGCGCAGGCCGGCGTGTCGATCGCGGACTATGTCGTGCACGACACCCCGGACGATCCGAGGAGCGCTGCCGCAAAAGCCACGGAACTTTGCCGAGACGGCCATGCGGCCGCGCTCATGAAAGGCGCATTGCACAGCGACGAACTGCTGGGCGCGGCCGTCAGTCGCGAAGGCGGCCTTCGCGGCAGCCGGCGCGCCAGCCATGTGTTCGTGATGGACGTCCCAGGTGTCGACCGGCCATTGCTCATGACCGATTGCGTGGTCAACATCGCCCCCACGCTGCCGGACAAGCGCGATATCGTGCAGAACGCGATCGACTTCGCCATCGCACTGGGCATCGGCAGGCCGCGCGTGGCCATCCTGTCGGCAGTGGAGACCGTCAATCCCGCCATCCCGGGCACCATCGACGCCGCAGCACTTTGCAAGATGGCCGATCGCGGCCAGATCAGCGGTGGCATGCTCGACGGACCGCTTGCCTTCGACAACGCGATCTCAGCCGAATCGGCGCGCAACAAAGGCATCGTGTCGGTGGTCGCCGGGCAGCCCGATGTGCTGCTGATGCCCGACCTCGAGGCCGGGAACATGCTCTACAAGGAACTCGTCTACCTGGCGGGCGCCGAATGCGCAGGCCTGGTGCTGGGCATGCGCGTGCCGATCGTGCTCACCAGCCGCTCCGATTCCGCCGCCAGCCGCGTGGCTTCTTGCGCATTGGCGGTGCTGATGGCCAGCGCGACAGCCGGAACGCACTTGGCTCCATTGAAGGAGGCGGCATGACCACCGCTTCCGCTTCGATCCGCGGGCAGTATGCGTTGCGGCACGCGATGGTGTTGATGCCGGGCGTGGCGCTGGCCGGAGTCGTCGCGCTGGCAGCCACTTTCGTCTCCACCTTGCATGGCGGTCCGCAGTTCCTGTATGCGCTGTTCTTCGGTGTCGCCTTTCACTACCTGAGCCAGGACGCGAAGGCCAAACCCGGCATCGAGTTCTGCGCCCGCGGCGTGCTTCGTCTGGGTGTCGGCCTGCTCGGTGCGCGCATCACCGCGACCCAGATCGTTGGGCTCGGCTGGAGCACCGCGCTGATCGTGATTGCCGCCGTCGTCACTACCTTGCTTTGCGGCGTTCTGCTCGGAAAGAAGCTGGGCCTGAGCCGTGCGCAGAGCGTGCTCTCGGGCGGCGCTGTCGCAATCTGCGGCGCCTCTGCCGCGCTCGCGATCTCCGCCGTCTTGCCCCGAGAAAAGGACGGTGACCGCTTCACGCTCATGGTGGTGGTGACGGTGACCGTGCTGTCCACGCTGGCGATGGTGATCTACCCACTGGTTGCCAAGCTGGCGCACCTTTCACCGGCAATGGCGGGACTCTTCATCGGCGGCACCATTCACGACGTGGCGCAGGTCGTTGGCGCGGGCTACACCCTCAGCCATGAGGCCGGCGACTACGCCACCATCGTCAAGCTGTTTCGCGTGGCGATGCTGACGGTTGTTGTTGTGGTGGTGTCCAGCGTCTTCAAGAAGCAACGGGAGGAGGCGCAGGCTGCAAGTGCGGCCGGCCGCAGCCCGACCAAACAGGCGCTGGTGCCATGGTTTCTCTGGCTGTTCGTGATCATGGTGATCGCCAACTCCCTGCACATGCTGCCGCCTGTCGCCCAGAACGGGATCAACGACAGCTCGCGCGCATGCCTGGTGATCGCCATCTCGGCGCTGGGCATCAAGACCTCGTTCGCGCAGCTCGCCCGAGCGGGTTGGCGCCCGTTCGTCCTGTTGCTGGTCGAGACGCTCTGGATGGCGGGGCTGGTGCTGGCAGCCATCCTCCTTCGTCCCTGAGATAGCAGGTCGACCGCGGTCTTCCGGGTGTTCCTGACGATCAAGTGGCCGGGGCACAGGCGCGCTGGGCGACGCTCGCGGGCCAGACTTTGTTCGGCGCAAAACAGCCGGACCTGTAGCGGCACGCGGATGCGACTGCAAGCGGCCAGTCTCCAGTGGTGAACGGCCCGGTTTGAGGGACTCGTCAACCTTGCCACCTGGCGTCCGCAAACGTCCAGTTCGAGCACCCGAGTGCGCTCGGACGAATCCCGTGGGAGACCCACGACGCAGCACTTCGGGGCGAAGCTTGCGGGCAGAATCGGGGCGTCGCTCCGCGCCTCGAGGAGCCCCACTTCTTTCGCGTGAACATCGTGCCTCTCGAACTTGGCGAACATGACCGTCGACTGGATGAATCGCTGTTGCGTTCCCTGCACGCCTTGCTGGGGGAAGCGAGCGTCTCGCAGGCCGCCGCGAAGTTGGGCGTTGCGCAGTCCGCGCTGAGCCGCCACCTCAAGGTGCTGCGGCAGTTGACTGGCGACGAACTACTGATACGCGTGGGCAACCGAATGGTGCTCACTGAAAAGGCGCAGGCCCTGGTTGCGCCCACCCGCCGCATCCTGGCAGACATGTCGCTGCTCACCTCGGAGGCCAAGCCCGTCGAACTCGCACAGATGCGCCAGAGCTTTCGCATCGCGACCTACGACTTCTTGCCACACCGGTTCTTCGCGGACATCGTCGAGCGGGTTGCCCGGCAGGCGCCCGAGTGCGACGTGGTCGTGCGCGGCCTGGGCTCCCGGTTCGAGCACTACCGCCAGCTCGCGGACGGTGAGGTCGACATGGTCATCACCATCTGGCCCGAGCTGCCGGACCATCTGCGCGCGGCAAGCTTGTTGACCGAGCCGATGGTGTGCCTGATGCGTAGGGGCCATCCGCTGCTGGGTAAACCGCTGACACTTGAGGACTATCGCCGGGCTCGGCACCTCGCCTCGCTGGAGCACGTGCCGGGGCAGGGCACCATCCTCGATGCACAGCTCGCGGAACTGGGCGTGTCGGTGCACACGGCCATTCACACCCAGTTCCTGAGCATGGCGCCCGCCATCCTCGCCCGCTCGGACCTCATCTTCTCCACCGGCCGACTGCTGGCCGAGGACTTCGCCGAGCAGTACCCGCTCGCGCTCGTGCCGTTCCCCGCCAAGATC
This window harbors:
- a CDS encoding YeiH family protein, which produces MTTASASIRGQYALRHAMVLMPGVALAGVVALAATFVSTLHGGPQFLYALFFGVAFHYLSQDAKAKPGIEFCARGVLRLGVGLLGARITATQIVGLGWSTALIVIAAVVTTLLCGVLLGKKLGLSRAQSVLSGGAVAICGASAALAISAVLPREKDGDRFTLMVVVTVTVLSTLAMVIYPLVAKLAHLSPAMAGLFIGGTIHDVAQVVGAGYTLSHEAGDYATIVKLFRVAMLTVVVVVVSSVFKKQREEAQAASAAGRSPTKQALVPWFLWLFVIMVIANSLHMLPPVAQNGINDSSRACLVIAISALGIKTSFAQLARAGWRPFVLLLVETLWMAGLVLAAILLRP
- a CDS encoding bifunctional enoyl-CoA hydratase/phosphate acetyltransferase, which gives rise to MRALIKRARAQGPITVAVAYPCDTTSLEAVHAAAQAGLIEPLLVGPRKRIEAAAAQAGVSIADYVVHDTPDDPRSAAAKATELCRDGHAAALMKGALHSDELLGAAVSREGGLRGSRRASHVFVMDVPGVDRPLLMTDCVVNIAPTLPDKRDIVQNAIDFAIALGIGRPRVAILSAVETVNPAIPGTIDAAALCKMADRGQISGGMLDGPLAFDNAISAESARNKGIVSVVAGQPDVLLMPDLEAGNMLYKELVYLAGAECAGLVLGMRVPIVLTSRSDSAASRVASCALAVLMASATAGTHLAPLKEAA
- a CDS encoding LysR family transcriptional regulator translates to MNIVPLELGEHDRRLDESLLRSLHALLGEASVSQAAAKLGVAQSALSRHLKVLRQLTGDELLIRVGNRMVLTEKAQALVAPTRRILADMSLLTSEAKPVELAQMRQSFRIATYDFLPHRFFADIVERVARQAPECDVVVRGLGSRFEHYRQLADGEVDMVITIWPELPDHLRAASLLTEPMVCLMRRGHPLLGKPLTLEDYRRARHLASLEHVPGQGTILDAQLAELGVSVHTAIHTQFLSMAPAILARSDLIFSTGRLLAEDFAEQYPLALVPFPAKIKPHRYRLVWHERTHKSQAMSWMRGELIAAARALAHRPRS